One genomic segment of Halalkalicoccus tibetensis includes these proteins:
- a CDS encoding amidohydrolase family protein: MRDDDGTETGVSRRNYLKGTGSALAALSFVPAGAAAAEGHEADSTASSGGRTLIENGTVVTVDPDIGVLHDADVLVEDGRIERIDHAIDASADEVIDAGDSIVVPGFVNTHLHAWQAGVRGVAGDWSFLEYLDTMLGEISSHYTPEDAYLGNLFGGVEQLNAGTTTILDWFHIANSPDHTDRAIDGLEDAGIRAVFAHGQPGDDSATWWEESTEPHPDDIRRLHDERFPANDGLLTLSMGIRGPDYSTDEVVTQDIELARELGIPASMHIGSLGPGGVETLEELDLLGDDLNYVHANRLTDEEFALIGDSGGSVSITPEVEMQMGMGMPALRETIDGGGIPSIGVDIVSAVSGDMFTQTRFGLQTQRALDNQPTVDAGGQVEEISLSARDALELATIEGARALGLADEIGSLTPGKRADVTLIGADDVNTTPVHDPIETVVLQAGIDNVDTVLVDGEVVKRDGELCNATARDNQDQLVESGRRILEESGL, from the coding sequence ATGAGAGACGACGACGGGACCGAGACGGGCGTATCGCGACGTAACTACCTCAAGGGGACGGGCTCCGCGCTGGCGGCGCTGTCGTTCGTCCCTGCGGGTGCTGCCGCTGCGGAGGGTCACGAGGCGGACTCCACGGCGTCCTCGGGGGGCCGTACCCTGATCGAGAACGGGACGGTCGTGACGGTCGACCCCGACATCGGCGTGCTCCACGACGCCGACGTGCTCGTCGAGGACGGCCGGATCGAGCGGATCGACCACGCGATCGACGCCTCGGCCGACGAGGTCATCGACGCCGGCGACTCGATCGTCGTGCCGGGCTTCGTCAACACGCATCTCCACGCCTGGCAGGCCGGGGTTCGGGGCGTCGCCGGCGACTGGTCGTTCCTCGAGTACCTCGATACGATGCTCGGGGAGATCAGCAGCCACTACACGCCCGAGGACGCCTATCTGGGCAACCTTTTCGGGGGGGTCGAGCAGCTCAACGCCGGGACGACGACGATCCTCGACTGGTTCCACATCGCGAACTCGCCCGACCACACCGACCGCGCGATCGACGGGCTCGAGGACGCCGGCATCCGGGCGGTGTTCGCCCACGGCCAGCCCGGCGACGACAGCGCTACCTGGTGGGAGGAGTCCACCGAGCCCCATCCCGACGACATCCGGCGGCTCCACGACGAGCGATTCCCCGCGAACGACGGGCTGCTCACGCTGTCGATGGGGATCCGCGGACCCGACTACTCGACCGACGAGGTCGTCACCCAGGACATCGAGCTCGCCCGCGAGCTCGGGATCCCCGCGTCGATGCATATCGGCTCGCTCGGACCGGGCGGCGTCGAGACGCTCGAGGAGCTCGACCTGCTCGGCGACGACCTGAACTACGTCCACGCCAACCGGCTCACCGACGAGGAGTTCGCGCTCATCGGCGATTCGGGCGGATCGGTGTCGATCACGCCCGAGGTCGAGATGCAGATGGGGATGGGCATGCCGGCGCTCCGGGAGACCATCGACGGCGGGGGGATCCCCTCGATCGGCGTCGACATCGTCTCGGCCGTCAGCGGCGACATGTTCACCCAGACGCGCTTCGGCCTCCAGACCCAGCGCGCGCTCGACAACCAGCCGACCGTCGACGCCGGCGGGCAGGTCGAGGAGATCTCGCTCAGCGCGCGCGACGCCCTCGAGCTCGCGACCATCGAGGGCGCCCGCGCGCTCGGGCTCGCGGACGAGATCGGCTCGCTGACGCCGGGCAAGCGCGCCGACGTCACCCTGATCGGGGCCGACGACGTCAACACGACGCCCGTCCACGACCCGATCGAGACGGTCGTCCTCCAGGCGGGGATCGACAACGTCGACACGGTGCTCGTCGACGGCGAGGTCGTCAAGCGCGACGGCGAGCTCTGCAACGCGACCGCCCGCGACAACCAGGACCAGCTCGTGGAGTCCGGCCGGCGGATCCTCGAGGAGAGCGGCCTCTGA
- a CDS encoding helix-turn-helix domain-containing protein gives MQEFAFTVTYREGVDHVMDVFIENPGLYARTTSCHATRETTWRVDEVTGPAEALAAYDEQLRGLARCSSLRGMGGCPVDWSHEVLARRPTRRRIYSRQSEGEGCRSIPYLAAKHLGDGVLCRAEQHGNEYRWRILADDDAAMSAIHDEIDGNLRDGLSLEFERLSPSPEWTGAKPSRTDLPYEQREALELAVDHGYYETPRRASIQEIAEAEGIATSTLQYRLTRAEAWLATTFAGAEEGEPTPPAAAIGDD, from the coding sequence ATGCAGGAATTCGCATTCACGGTCACGTATCGAGAAGGGGTGGACCACGTGATGGACGTCTTCATCGAGAACCCCGGGCTCTACGCGCGGACGACCTCCTGTCACGCGACGCGCGAGACGACCTGGCGGGTCGACGAGGTCACCGGCCCGGCGGAGGCGCTCGCGGCGTACGACGAGCAGCTCCGGGGGCTCGCGCGCTGTTCGAGCCTCCGGGGGATGGGTGGCTGTCCGGTCGATTGGAGCCACGAGGTCCTCGCCCGTCGGCCGACGAGGCGCCGCATCTACTCCCGACAGTCGGAGGGCGAGGGCTGTCGCTCGATTCCCTACCTCGCGGCGAAACACCTCGGGGACGGCGTCCTCTGTCGGGCCGAACAGCACGGCAACGAGTACCGCTGGCGGATCCTCGCCGACGACGACGCGGCGATGAGCGCGATCCACGACGAGATCGACGGCAACCTCCGCGATGGGCTCTCCCTCGAGTTCGAGCGCCTGAGCCCCTCCCCCGAGTGGACGGGAGCGAAGCCGAGCCGAACCGACCTCCCGTACGAACAGCGCGAAGCCCTGGAGCTGGCCGTCGATCACGGCTACTACGAGACGCCCCGTCGGGCCTCGATCCAGGAGATCGCGGAGGCCGAGGGGATCGCGACCTCGACGCTCCAGTACCGCCTCACCCGTGCCGAGGCGTGGCTCGCCACGACGTTCGCCGGGGCCGAGGAGGGCGAACCGACCCCGCCCGCCGCCGCGATCGGCGACGACTGA
- a CDS encoding DoxX family protein, with the protein MSDTDASNRPPAGRNPPSALGRLLFGGMLAAAAINSFRGMEGQIAYADSKDVKYADYLVPVSSGMLAFGSIGIVLWRFPKLATGAVAAFFTAVTPTMHDFWNAPDERKQNELNHFIKNGAMLGAAVSFLRRAWRQ; encoded by the coding sequence ATGAGTGATACGGACGCATCGAATCGGCCCCCGGCCGGCCGGAACCCGCCCTCGGCGCTCGGACGGCTGTTGTTCGGCGGCATGTTGGCCGCCGCGGCGATCAACAGCTTCCGGGGTATGGAGGGACAGATCGCCTACGCGGACTCGAAGGACGTCAAGTACGCCGACTACCTGGTCCCCGTCTCAAGCGGGATGCTCGCGTTCGGCAGCATCGGGATCGTCCTCTGGCGGTTCCCGAAGCTCGCGACGGGCGCCGTCGCGGCGTTCTTCACGGCGGTGACCCCGACGATGCACGACTTCTGGAACGCGCCCGACGAACGGAAGCAGAACGAGCTGAACCACTTCATCAAGAACGGCGCGATGCTGGGGGCCGCGGTCTCCTTCCTCCGGCGTGCCTGGCGACAGTAA
- a CDS encoding VOC family protein, which yields MGQINGLHHVTAFASDPQANLDFFRKVLGLRFVKRTVRFDIPEEIYHLYYGDEVGSAGSIVTFFPVTDMPEGSVGKGQLSAAGLVIPEGSVDYWTDRFEEHDVEHVVEERFDETAIGFTDPDGTPFELVTGESDIEAWDDGPVPAEHGIQGLHSVTVHSNDPAGSFRALEAMDWDRVGRHDEPQAGDRVRFQAPGDGQGAEFVDVLIRPNAPQGVMGTGTFLHVAFDAGEKWEQKEWSERFRDADLITTSRKDRDYFWSMYFTEPGGSVFEFATTGPGVTLDEDVSELGENLRVPDWLDVDVEYIDEQLPDITVD from the coding sequence ATGGGACAGATCAACGGCCTACACCACGTGACCGCGTTCGCGAGCGATCCACAGGCGAACCTGGATTTCTTCCGGAAGGTACTGGGTCTTCGGTTCGTCAAGCGGACCGTCCGCTTCGACATCCCCGAGGAGATCTATCACCTCTATTACGGCGATGAAGTGGGCTCGGCCGGATCGATCGTGACGTTCTTCCCGGTCACCGACATGCCCGAGGGAAGCGTCGGGAAGGGGCAGCTCAGCGCGGCGGGGCTGGTCATCCCCGAGGGGTCGGTCGACTACTGGACCGACCGGTTCGAGGAGCACGACGTCGAACACGTCGTCGAGGAACGGTTCGACGAGACCGCCATCGGCTTCACCGACCCCGACGGAACCCCCTTCGAGCTCGTCACCGGCGAGTCCGACATCGAGGCGTGGGACGACGGCCCGGTCCCCGCCGAACACGGGATCCAGGGTCTCCACAGCGTGACGGTCCACTCGAACGACCCCGCCGGGAGTTTCCGGGCGCTGGAGGCCATGGACTGGGATCGGGTCGGGCGCCACGACGAGCCACAGGCCGGCGACCGTGTCCGGTTCCAGGCGCCCGGCGACGGTCAGGGTGCGGAGTTCGTCGACGTGCTGATCCGCCCGAACGCCCCCCAGGGCGTGATGGGAACGGGAACCTTCCTCCACGTCGCGTTCGACGCCGGCGAGAAGTGGGAGCAGAAGGAGTGGAGCGAGCGGTTCCGCGACGCCGACCTGATCACTACCTCCCGGAAGGACCGGGACTACTTCTGGTCGATGTACTTCACCGAGCCCGGCGGATCGGTCTTCGAGTTCGCGACCACCGGACCCGGCGTCACCCTCGACGAGGACGTCTCGGAGCTCGGCGAGAACCTCCGGGTGCCCGACTGGCTCGACGTCGACGTCGAGTACATCGACGAACAGCTGCCCGACATCACCGTCGACTGA
- a CDS encoding TetR/AcrR family transcriptional regulator, with the protein MTSSGGRPSSEGTREAIMEATFRALSKNGYADLRMRDIGEEFEMTRPVIHYHYNSKHELISSFLEYLIAQYKDDDTVDAEDHWEHLGIRIDQCIFGPDIDGFDHWERMTVYHELFSQAQHNETHRELFNQHYEGMVVGLADVIEAGIEDGTFAAVDPMEFSQLLTDVIHSARARRISLGQEDAPEQARTAVNRFVLPRLVPNVSVEIPIESR; encoded by the coding sequence ATGACGAGTTCGGGAGGGCGTCCCTCCTCGGAGGGAACGCGGGAGGCGATCATGGAGGCGACCTTCCGCGCGCTCAGCAAGAACGGCTACGCGGACCTCCGGATGCGGGACATCGGCGAGGAGTTCGAGATGACCCGGCCCGTGATCCACTACCATTACAACAGCAAACACGAGCTGATCTCGTCGTTCCTCGAGTACCTGATCGCCCAGTACAAGGACGACGACACGGTCGACGCCGAGGACCACTGGGAGCACCTCGGGATCCGGATCGACCAGTGCATATTCGGCCCCGACATCGACGGGTTCGACCACTGGGAGCGCATGACGGTGTATCACGAGCTGTTCTCGCAGGCCCAGCATAACGAGACCCACCGGGAGCTGTTCAACCAACACTACGAGGGAATGGTCGTCGGCCTCGCCGACGTGATCGAGGCGGGGATCGAGGACGGGACGTTCGCGGCCGTCGACCCGATGGAGTTCTCCCAGCTGTTGACCGACGTCATCCACTCTGCGCGGGCCCGTCGGATCTCGCTGGGCCAGGAGGACGCCCCCGAGCAGGCGCGTACCGCCGTCAATCGATTCGTCCTCCCGCGTCTCGTCCCGAACGTCAGCGTGGAGATCCCCATCGAGAGCCGGTAA
- a CDS encoding fumarylacetoacetate hydrolase family protein: MRLGQFESERGEVWAGVVSEAGVVRLAEAADAAGIRLPDDLLGIVGEWGWREKVDLALTHALETGVGLHDRDDLTRREPITDPQKVVCVGLNYADHADEGDFDAPDEPVLFSKFPQSLIGPDESIEWDPELTEAVDYEGELVAVIGERARNVEESEALEYVAGYTVGNDVSARDLQMADEQWVRGKSLDTFGPIGPELVTADEVDDVGELDVWTEVNGERLQESNTRHLIFDVAELVSFCSRAFTLKPGDLIYTGTPDGVGYFREPQVLLDEGDSVTIGVEGIGELTNDCRHT; this comes from the coding sequence ATGAGACTGGGACAGTTCGAATCCGAGCGGGGCGAGGTCTGGGCGGGCGTGGTCAGCGAGGCGGGCGTCGTCCGGCTGGCCGAGGCGGCCGACGCCGCCGGGATCCGGCTCCCGGACGATCTCCTCGGGATCGTCGGCGAGTGGGGCTGGCGGGAGAAGGTCGACCTCGCGCTCACCCACGCCCTCGAGACCGGGGTAGGCCTCCACGATCGGGATGACCTGACGCGGCGCGAGCCGATCACGGACCCACAGAAGGTCGTCTGTGTCGGGTTGAACTACGCCGACCACGCCGACGAGGGCGATTTCGACGCCCCCGACGAGCCCGTGTTGTTCTCGAAGTTCCCCCAGTCGCTGATCGGCCCCGACGAATCGATCGAGTGGGACCCCGAGCTCACCGAGGCGGTCGACTACGAGGGCGAGCTCGTCGCGGTGATCGGCGAGCGGGCGCGAAACGTCGAGGAGAGCGAGGCCCTGGAGTACGTCGCGGGCTACACGGTCGGCAACGACGTCTCGGCGCGGGACCTCCAGATGGCCGACGAGCAGTGGGTTCGCGGGAAGAGCCTCGACACGTTCGGCCCGATCGGGCCGGAGCTCGTGACGGCCGACGAGGTCGACGACGTCGGGGAGCTCGACGTCTGGACCGAGGTGAACGGCGAGCGCCTCCAGGAGTCGAACACCCGCCACCTGATCTTCGACGTCGCCGAGCTCGTCTCGTTCTGTAGCCGGGCGTTCACCCTCAAACCGGGCGACCTGATCTACACGGGCACGCCCGACGGCGTGGGCTACTTCCGCGAGCCACAGGTCCTCCTCGACGAGGGCGACAGCGTGACGATCGGCGTCGAGGGGATCGGTGAGCTGACCAACGACTGTCGACACACCTGA
- a CDS encoding TatD family hydrolase, producing the protein MTQQYPTRRPTDLEERGDATELPAELTNIPWIDVHNHAHTMSWNDREKFALSGCHSMVMMAAAYYWMPYKPVAAADVRHLWDDALNRLGPIGDSHPFDAKVGIGIHTGARVEDYEGLLEVMPEYCALDEVAAVGEIGITEAQHVSGWELEDQKDVTRRQLEIAADHDLPAILHTPPDLEDVDFPERVHGSIPGYELDLSLQQDPVLTGENPKREAVEIDVELADEAGLADEQLVLSHADKETASHVIENTDCYCSFTVSYPWLLGVEPHHVAEVVAEYGPDQVLVETDSAGILRSDIFAYKRTIFEMYRMGLDVETIRQVVFENPKELLN; encoded by the coding sequence ATGACTCAACAGTACCCCACGCGGCGGCCGACCGACCTCGAGGAGCGCGGCGACGCGACGGAGCTTCCGGCGGAGCTGACGAACATCCCCTGGATCGACGTCCACAACCACGCACACACCATGTCGTGGAACGACCGCGAGAAGTTCGCGCTGAGCGGCTGTCACTCGATGGTGATGATGGCCGCCGCGTACTACTGGATGCCCTACAAACCGGTCGCGGCGGCGGACGTGCGCCACCTCTGGGACGACGCGCTCAACCGCCTCGGGCCGATCGGCGACTCCCATCCCTTCGACGCGAAGGTCGGCATCGGGATCCACACGGGCGCGCGCGTGGAGGACTATGAGGGACTCCTCGAGGTCATGCCCGAGTACTGCGCGCTCGACGAGGTGGCCGCCGTCGGCGAGATCGGGATCACGGAGGCCCAGCACGTCTCGGGGTGGGAGCTCGAGGACCAGAAGGACGTGACCCGCCGCCAGCTCGAGATCGCCGCCGACCACGACCTGCCGGCGATCCTGCACACCCCGCCGGACCTCGAGGACGTCGACTTTCCCGAGCGGGTTCACGGCTCGATCCCCGGCTACGAGCTCGACCTCTCGCTGCAGCAGGATCCGGTGCTCACCGGCGAGAACCCGAAGCGCGAGGCCGTCGAGATCGACGTCGAGCTCGCCGACGAGGCGGGGTTGGCAGACGAGCAGCTGGTGCTCTCGCACGCGGACAAGGAGACCGCCTCCCACGTCATCGAGAACACCGACTGCTACTGCAGTTTCACCGTCAGTTACCCCTGGTTACTGGGGGTCGAACCCCACCACGTCGCCGAGGTCGTCGCCGAGTACGGACCCGACCAGGTGCTGGTCGAGACGGATAGTGCAGGGATCCTCCGCAGCGATATCTTCGCCTACAAGCGGACGATCTTCGAGATGTACCGGATGGGGCTCGACGTGGAGACGATCCGACAGGTCGTCTTCGAGAACCCGAAGGAGCTGCTGAACTGA
- a CDS encoding TrkA family potassium uptake protein, with the protein MRFVIIGAGRVGLRTARVLSAEGHEVVLIERDADVADRARTEGYDVVEGDGAREPVLEEAGLADADALGALTSDLNTNFAACMIAKHHGCRTILRIDEDYREEIYRKYADEVDEIVYPERLGAIGAKNALLGGDIRAIADIAQHLQVVELTVQSDSPTKGYTISELSLPADATLLAFGKADGALSIPSPDESLEEGDRLAVLADFEALDDVRQLIVGSREAAAAGGV; encoded by the coding sequence ATGCGATTCGTTATTATCGGTGCCGGTCGGGTCGGGCTACGGACGGCCCGCGTGCTCTCGGCGGAGGGCCACGAGGTCGTCCTGATCGAGCGCGACGCGGACGTCGCGGATCGGGCCCGGACCGAGGGCTACGACGTGGTCGAGGGCGACGGCGCCCGTGAACCGGTTCTCGAGGAGGCCGGGCTCGCCGACGCGGACGCGCTCGGTGCGCTCACCAGCGACCTCAACACGAACTTCGCGGCGTGTATGATCGCGAAACACCACGGCTGTCGGACGATCCTCCGGATCGACGAGGACTACCGCGAGGAGATCTACCGGAAGTACGCCGACGAGGTCGACGAGATCGTCTACCCCGAGCGTCTGGGTGCCATCGGCGCGAAGAACGCGCTGCTCGGCGGGGACATCCGTGCGATCGCCGACATCGCCCAGCACCTCCAGGTCGTCGAGCTGACCGTTCAGTCCGACTCCCCCACGAAGGGGTATACGATCAGCGAGCTCTCGCTACCGGCGGACGCGACGCTGCTCGCGTTCGGGAAGGCCGACGGGGCGCTCTCGATCCCCTCGCCCGACGAGTCCCTCGAGGAGGGCGACCGCCTCGCGGTGCTCGCGGACTTCGAGGCGCTCGACGACGTCCGACAGCTGATCGTCGGGAGCCGCGAGGCCGCCGCGGCCGGGGGTGTCTGA
- a CDS encoding Lrp/AsnC ligand binding domain-containing protein, translating into MVTAYVMVKANTGEADRLKDAIEAIEGVGEAHIVAGDVDIIAKLEVDSPSQVKEISADGIQGVSGVEDTRTYIAMD; encoded by the coding sequence ATGGTGACCGCCTACGTCATGGTCAAGGCCAACACGGGCGAGGCCGACAGGCTCAAGGACGCCATCGAGGCCATCGAAGGCGTCGGCGAGGCCCACATCGTCGCCGGCGACGTCGACATCATCGCGAAGCTCGAGGTCGACTCGCCGTCCCAGGTCAAGGAGATCTCCGCCGACGGGATCCAGGGGGTCTCCGGCGTCGAGGACACCCGGACGTACATCGCGATGGATTGA
- a CDS encoding DUF5813 family protein gives MTNDPEAALSEHAAYERDESGYELTTTVFDTVVGTKEDDGETRYRVVVRLPTLDAVVEGETVAEVVEDGWFETLELRLDDPTQVTAGRPSVETDVSRAGSEVRVEMTFTSARPERAAENAKSLAEFVEGTWVQGIVPGYDYGEPAASLLERASQNYDEGGA, from the coding sequence ATGACGAACGACCCGGAGGCCGCCCTCTCCGAACACGCGGCGTACGAACGGGACGAATCGGGGTACGAACTGACGACGACGGTCTTCGATACGGTCGTCGGGACAAAGGAGGACGACGGGGAAACGCGCTACCGCGTCGTCGTCCGGCTGCCGACGCTCGACGCCGTCGTCGAGGGCGAAACCGTCGCCGAGGTCGTCGAGGACGGCTGGTTCGAGACCCTCGAACTGCGCCTCGACGACCCGACGCAGGTCACGGCCGGCCGGCCGTCGGTCGAGACCGACGTGAGTCGAGCGGGAAGCGAGGTCCGCGTCGAGATGACCTTCACGAGCGCGCGCCCCGAGCGCGCGGCCGAGAACGCGAAGTCGCTCGCCGAGTTCGTCGAGGGGACGTGGGTTCAGGGGATCGTCCCCGGCTACGACTACGGCGAGCCGGCGGCGTCGCTGCTCGAGCGCGCGTCGCAGAACTACGACGAGGGCGGCGCGTAG
- a CDS encoding DUF1059 domain-containing protein: MTKRLECVIEGCDATIEAESEDAMMAQAGAHAADAHPELELDDGTMGSIRSNVRDVCRSVLMGSNPNERWIGFEPGFRSSVRS, encoded by the coding sequence ATGACGAAGCGACTAGAGTGTGTGATCGAGGGGTGTGACGCGACCATCGAGGCCGAGAGCGAGGACGCGATGATGGCGCAGGCCGGCGCGCATGCGGCGGACGCCCATCCCGAACTGGAGCTCGATGACGGGACAATGGGGTCGATACGGTCGAACGTTCGGGATGTCTGTAGGTCCGTGCTCATGGGTTCTAACCCGAACGAGCGCTGGATAGGATTTGAACCCGGGTTTCGCTCATCTGTTCGCTCGTAA
- a CDS encoding RNA methyltransferase, producing the protein MTVSILVPSSLVREAEDKREATRKLGYVARAATVFRADRLIVFPDPDGERRWGGGFVETVLRYAATPPYLRKEVWDTRDELEYVGVLPPLRAVSRTGSGSNGSGSLRQGLVTEVGPEGRVRVNCGLQHPLSLLTPPGMEVEEGERVTVRISSRRPVRAKLTEEPSGLEVERTELPAALGRPDAGVRIATSRFGEELSIDRLPGLTGRIEDDGMTVVFGAPGRGLPAILEVEEESVGGEPAAAIEPESDGSDRFDLWLNTIPRQGSETVRTEEAMFASLACLTLTE; encoded by the coding sequence ATGACCGTCAGCATACTCGTGCCGTCGTCGCTGGTCCGGGAGGCCGAGGACAAACGCGAGGCGACTCGCAAGCTCGGCTACGTCGCCCGCGCGGCGACCGTCTTCCGGGCCGACCGCCTGATCGTCTTCCCCGATCCGGATGGGGAACGCAGGTGGGGCGGCGGGTTCGTCGAAACCGTACTGCGGTACGCCGCGACGCCCCCCTATCTCCGAAAGGAGGTATGGGACACGCGCGACGAACTGGAGTATGTCGGGGTCCTGCCCCCGCTTCGCGCCGTGTCACGGACCGGCTCCGGATCGAACGGTTCGGGGTCGTTAAGACAGGGACTCGTGACCGAGGTCGGACCTGAAGGGCGCGTCCGGGTCAATTGCGGACTGCAACACCCACTCTCCCTTCTGACGCCTCCCGGTATGGAGGTCGAGGAGGGGGAACGCGTGACCGTCAGGATATCTTCGCGACGACCGGTCCGTGCGAAACTCACCGAGGAGCCGTCCGGGCTCGAAGTCGAGCGCACGGAGCTGCCGGCGGCGCTCGGCCGCCCCGACGCGGGCGTTCGGATCGCGACTTCTCGCTTCGGCGAGGAGCTCTCGATCGACCGTCTCCCGGGGCTTACGGGGCGCATCGAGGACGACGGGATGACCGTCGTCTTTGGCGCGCCCGGCCGGGGGCTGCCGGCGATACTCGAGGTAGAAGAGGAGTCCGTCGGCGGGGAGCCGGCGGCGGCCATCGAACCTGAATCGGACGGATCCGATCGGTTCGACCTTTGGCTCAACACGATCCCACGCCAGGGCAGCGAGACGGTGCGAACCGAGGAAGCGATGTTCGCGTCGCTCGCGTGCCTGACACTCACGGAGTGA
- a CDS encoding 50S ribosomal protein L3, whose amino-acid sequence MPQANRPRKGSLGFGPRTRATSEVPRFNSWPDDDGQPALQGFAGYKAGMSHVVMVNDEANSPIEGTEQTVPVTIVETPPMRAVALRAYEQTPYGLQPRTEVWAEEFDENLDRALDLPEEPDGTGREEIEDAIDEGAVDDLRVITHTVPAGLSSVPKKKPDIMETRVGGGSLDDRAEFALDLLEEGGEHDANDVFRAGEYVDASGVTTGKGTQGPVKRWGVQKRKGKHARQGWRRRIGNLGPWNPSRVRSTVPQQGQTGYHQRTELNKRLIALGEEDEINAQGGFVNYGEVSGPYALIKGSLPGPDKRLLRFRPAIRPNDQPRLDPEVRYVSTASNQG is encoded by the coding sequence ATGCCACAAGCAAACAGACCACGCAAAGGCTCGTTAGGGTTCGGCCCACGGACGCGCGCAACCAGCGAGGTGCCGCGGTTCAACTCGTGGCCGGACGACGACGGACAGCCAGCGCTGCAGGGGTTCGCCGGCTACAAGGCCGGTATGAGCCACGTGGTGATGGTCAACGACGAGGCCAACTCGCCCATCGAAGGCACCGAGCAGACGGTGCCCGTCACCATCGTGGAGACCCCGCCCATGCGGGCGGTCGCTCTGCGCGCGTACGAACAGACACCGTACGGACTCCAGCCCCGGACCGAGGTCTGGGCCGAGGAGTTCGACGAGAACCTCGACCGTGCCCTGGACCTCCCCGAGGAGCCCGACGGCACGGGCCGCGAGGAGATCGAGGACGCCATCGACGAGGGCGCGGTCGATGACCTCCGGGTCATCACCCACACCGTCCCCGCCGGACTGTCGAGCGTCCCGAAGAAGAAGCCCGACATCATGGAGACCCGCGTCGGCGGCGGCTCGCTCGACGACCGCGCCGAGTTCGCGCTCGACCTGCTCGAGGAGGGCGGGGAACACGACGCCAACGACGTGTTCCGCGCCGGCGAGTACGTCGACGCGAGCGGCGTCACCACGGGTAAGGGTACCCAGGGCCCGGTCAAGCGCTGGGGCGTCCAGAAGCGAAAGGGCAAACACGCCCGCCAGGGATGGCGCCGACGCATCGGCAACCTCGGCCCGTGGAACCCTTCCAGGGTTCGCTCGACGGTCCCCCAGCAGGGACAGACCGGCTACCACCAGCGCACCGAGCTCAACAAGCGCCTGATCGCGCTCGGCGAGGAGGACGAGATCAACGCCCAGGGCGGCTTCGTCAACTACGGCGAGGTCTCGGGGCCCTACGCGCTGATCAAGGGATCGCTGCCGGGCCCGGACAAACGGCTGCTCCGGTTCCGGCCCGCGATCCGGCCGAACGACCAACCGCGACTGGACCCCGAGGTCCGGTACGTCTCCACCGCATCGAACCAGGGATAA
- the rpl4p gene encoding 50S ribosomal protein L4 produces the protein MNAHTLDLDGEEAGEIDLPAVFETDYRPDLIKRAVLAAQDNRQQDYGADPFAGKRTSAESLGTGRGMARVPRSNGQGRRVPQAVGGRRAHPPKAEKDRSTDINTKERKLATRSAIAATTDAELVTERGHRFEEDVELPLVVSDEFEELIKTQEVLSFLESVGLGGDIERAEEGRSVRAGRGKSRGRKYKQPKSILFVTSSEAGPSKAARNLAGVDVATARDVSTEDLAPGTHAGRLTIWTESAIEEVADR, from the coding sequence ATGAACGCACACACACTCGACCTGGACGGCGAGGAGGCGGGCGAGATCGACCTGCCGGCGGTCTTCGAGACGGACTACCGGCCGGACCTGATCAAGCGCGCCGTGCTCGCGGCCCAGGACAACCGACAGCAGGACTACGGCGCCGACCCCTTCGCGGGCAAGCGCACCTCGGCGGAATCGCTCGGCACAGGAAGGGGAATGGCCCGCGTCCCCCGCTCGAACGGCCAGGGCCGACGCGTGCCCCAGGCCGTCGGCGGCCGCCGGGCACACCCGCCGAAGGCAGAAAAGGACCGCAGCACGGACATCAACACCAAGGAGCGAAAGCTCGCGACCCGCAGCGCGATCGCCGCGACGACGGACGCGGAGCTCGTCACGGAGCGGGGCCACCGCTTCGAGGAGGACGTCGAGCTGCCGCTGGTCGTCTCCGACGAGTTCGAGGAGCTGATCAAGACCCAGGAGGTCCTCTCGTTCCTCGAATCGGTCGGCCTCGGCGGCGACATCGAGCGCGCCGAGGAGGGCCGTTCGGTCCGTGCCGGCCGCGGGAAGAGCCGCGGCCGGAAGTACAAGCAGCCCAAGTCGATCCTCTTCGTCACCTCGAGCGAGGCCGGCCCCTCGAAGGCCGCGCGCAACCTCGCCGGGGTCGACGTCGCGACCGCACGCGACGTCAGCACGGAGGACCTCGCGCCGGGCACCCACGCGGGTCGCCTGACGATCTGGACCGAGAGCGCGATCGAGGAGGTGGCGGATCGATGA